Genomic segment of Deltaproteobacteria bacterium:
GACCGCCATCACGGACAACTGATGCCCCCGCACGTGCGGCTCGTGGTAGGGAAGGTTTGCCCCCAAACCCGAGAACTCCTCCTTGTCGTTTCCCGCGGCGTAGACCACGACGGTACGATCATCGGGGTGCCTTGCCGTTTGCATGAAGGCGCGCCACGTTCTGGGTAGAATCTGGCGCAGGCGATCCCCCCACCACGCCGTCTCGTCATCCAGGGCTTTCTGAATTCCAGCCGGATCGAACACGCCGATTCCAAAACTACGATTGATGATGTCGTAGTGCGCATAGTCCTCCATCACGGCCTCTGCCATCGTGGAATCCACCTCCTCCCGTTCCGAAGACGACATCTCCGAAATTCTGTCCAGGACCACGCGAGAAACATTCTCTTCCGCGTGCTCGTCGGATGCAAACGTTCTTGCGACAGGTATGATCGTCGCGCCCGGAGCAATGCCGAAATCGCGACCGGCCGCAACCGAGGCAACGGCAGTGCCGTGACGATCTTCGCCCGCCGCATGGGGAATTTCCGACCATCGAGCACGGCTGCCCTCCTCGTGGTGGTCGTTCCTTACGAACCACCGATCTCCGTCCTCGGGCCAACCGTTAGCGTCCACCGCTGCCTGTACCGTCTCTATGCGGAGAGAGTCGTATTCGGAATTGTACGAAAACACTTTGCAACCGAGCGCGGAGCGCTCTGTCTCGTTGGCTTGTTCGCACCGCTTTGCCTCCGAGGAAGGAACGTCTCCATCCGGCACCGGATGCGTTAGCACGGCACCGTCGAACGAGACTCGCCCTGCGAATTCGGGGAGTGTGTAGTTCACAATATCGTCCTCGATGGCGATCCGCACACCACTTCCCGTCAATCCCTTCGCATAGCCGTGATGCACCTTAACCATTTCCAGCACACGGGGCTGAAAGATGCTGAACCATTCAGTCGTCCGGAAATCGTCGGGCGAGCAGGTACGAGTTTGGCAATCTCTTATCGCATCCCTTATCCCGAATCGATCCGACTCAGCCTCCAGATCGTTATTCAATTGCTCGACCACTATTGTGGCGTGCTCGAGGACGTCCGTCGCCTCTGCCAGTTCAGAGAGCCTGCGCTCATATTCGCTTCTCAGAACGAGCTGATCCCTGAAGGTGTCAAGGACATCGGACCAGTTCGCGCCGGGCACACCGTCGCGTTCGGTGGCGGAGCTTCTGAAAAAGGACACGATTGCGGCCCTGAATCTCTCCTCCCCGGTCGTTAGCGCCTCTTTCGCAGTTGCCAGCGCTTGATTGGATTCTTCAACCGCGGTCTGGGCCTGCCCACGTGCCTGTTTCCGTTCGATTAGGGTATTCCCGTCATCGCGGTTGTTGTTCTCGTCCCCCTCATCGCCCTCGTTGTTCTCGTCCCCCTCATCGCCCTCGTCGCCCTCGTCGTTCTCGTCTCCCTCATCACCCTCATCACCGTCGTTGTCCTCGTCTCCCTCATCGCCCTCGTCGCCCTCGTCGCCGTCGTTGTCCTCGTCTCCCTCATCGCCCTCGTCGTTCTCGTCTCCCTCATCGCCCTCGTCGTTCTCGTCCCCCTCATCGCCCTCGTCGTTCTCGTCCCCCTCATCACCCTCGTCACCGTCGTTGTCCTCGTCTCCCTCATCGCCCTCGTCGTTCTCGTCCCCCTCATCGCCCTCGTTGTTCTCGTCCCCCTCATCGCCCTCGTTGTTCTCGTCCCCCTCATCGCCCTCGTCGCCGTCGTTGTCCTCGTCGTCGTCGTCATCATCGTCATCGTCGTCATCATCGTCATCGTCGTCATCATCGTCATCGTCGTCATCATCGTCATCGTCGTCGTCATCGTCGTCGTCGTCGTCATCGTCGTCGTCATCGTTGGCGTAGGGATCACCGTTCACACTGGCACGAGCCTCCGGAACAAGATGAAATGGAAGCTTCTCGTTCCACATCCCGGCCCTCATCACCAGACACAGCGAGAACAGAGTGCTGATGAGGACTGACGCCAGCCAGCGCAAAATGGCCGGTTCGCCCTCGGGCGGTCTTCTTTTCGAAGTCATGGTTTTGCTCCCGCAAGGGTTTCGTCTCTCGGGGAGAAGCTACACCAAGCGACCGAAGTACCGCATCGCCCGTTTGTCATAAGCGGCCCCGCTTATGGCAAATGGCATACAAAACCAGGCCTTCTTATACGTGTGATATATACGGGTGAGGCATATATGGTGGCGGGCCTGTTCGTCTCTTTGAAAAGGAACTCCCGATGGTGGTAGGGTGACAGGAACGAGCCCTAGCGCCCGACCGTCTTCAGGGACGAAAGAGACCGCTCTTGAACCACCTGTTCAAAGGAGTGCCCAAGCGACGGATGCTTGCGTTGGCGATGCTGGCGTTGGCGATGCTGTTCTTCGCCTACGACCTTGTCGTGGATGCGCTCTTCGAGGGCGAGTTCGGGTCACCCCATTTTATCATCGAAACCTTTGTTTTTGCTGCGGTTTCGTGGACCCTGGTCGTCAACTTGAGGGACCTTGTCGGCCTGCGCGCGCGTCTGGAGCAGGAGCAGAATCGAAACAGGGTGCTCGCCGGGGAGCTCGCCACCCGCATCGAAGAGCAAATTGACGCTTGGCGGCTCACCCGTAGCGAGAAGGAAGTCGCGTGGCTGATCATCAAGGGTTTCCGCTTCGCGGAAATCGCGGATTTGCGCGGGGTCAAGGAAAACACGACCCGATTACAGGCGAGCGCGCTGTATGCGAAAGCCGGGGTAAGCGGTCGGGCGGAATTTGTCGCGGAGATCGTCCATCAGTTGCTCATGCCCATTACCGAAGATGAACTGCGCGACGGGACGGCGGGGATCCGAGCCTCTGTGACGGAAAGCACATCCGGCGCCGCCGCTTTAGCGACGGATGACCCGCAAGAGGACGCGAGCACCGTACGGCGAGCCACGCGACACTAGGGTATCCTGGAGACTCCCGAGGGGTTTGAGCCAGGCCCCTAACGCTGCGCCGTGACCTCGATCTCGATGAGCTTGCCCACCGCGGAGTAGCCTTCCACAAAAGAACACTCGGTGCTTTCCGCGGGCACCTTCGCGGCCTGCTGAAACGCCTGCTTCAGAGCGGCCGGGGCCTCCTCTTGTTGCAGGAAGAACGACACCCGCACGACCCGCTCCCATGAGGTCCCGGCGTGCTCCAGCGACCCGCCGATCAGGCCGCAGACCTCGCTCACCTGCTGGGACAAGTTCCCGGTCGTGCTGGTGACTCCCGAGAGAAAGACCCGTCCCTCCAGGTCGAGGTAGCGCAGCGGCACGATGGGCGGGTCGTATTCCACGAGCTTCTTCTCGCCGCCGGAACGCATGGCGAGGAAGTCCAGTGCCACGGCCGCCCCCGAGTCGAGGTGCGCCGGAGCGATGTAGCTGGAACTCGCCGAGCGCGCCTTGCCGCTCATGCGCCGGGAGCGCGCCTGGCTTCCGAGGTTGCGGCTCTCCCGGTCGCGCGCCCACAGGCGCGTCCGCACCGTGTCGTCCAGGGAAAACCCCAGTCTCCCGATCCCCTCCGCGATGCGGTCGAGGATCCCGGCCACTCCCGCGTCGCCAGCGGCGCCCTCGGCGCCCTCGCACGAGGCCGCGACGCATTCGCGGCCGAGCCATTCAAAGGATTTCATGCGCATGAGTTGGATCCCTTGTCAGGTGAATCAACCGGACAAGACGTAGACGTCTCATCGCAACACGCCGGGGTGTCGAAGAAGGCCAGCGTGCGCACTTCGATGCTCTCGCGCGCCGGCGCATCCGGCGGCGCCGTGGGATCGTCGAACGAAGTGTGGGCCGTGAAACGCGCGCGCCCGTCCTTCTCCGAGTCGAAGACCTTGAAGACGATGGCCTCGTTCCGGGCCATGGCGGGGAAATAGAACCAGCGGTGCTCCGGACTGTACTTGATCTGGTAGGTCTCGCCGATGCGCCCGGGGTAGCTGCGCTGGGACGCGATCAACTCCTCGGTGCGCAGGCTGCGCGCGTCGGCGATGGCCAGCGGATTGGTGCGCACCGGGTTCCGGGTGGGGCGCCACACCTGGATAATCGCGTATCGCCCCTGAAGCAGGCGCTCCGCCTCGTCCTCGGGCAGGAGGTCCCGCACGCGCTTGGGCGCCGACCACTCCGTGTAGTCGTTGTGCACGGAGCGGTTGGGCTCGCGCACCTTTCGTTCCGCGCGGATACCGTCGTCCTGTGCCCTGAGCGTGTGGTCGAAGATGACCACCCGGGAAGCGCCGCTCTCTCGCTTCACCAATTCATCGATCTCGGGATAGTACACGGAGCGGAGCTGCTCCTCGTCGTAAAAATCGTCCACCCGCGTGTCGTGGCGGGCCAGAACGAACCCTTCACGCTCCAGCGACAGCTCGCCCGTGATGGCGCGGCCGTTGTGGATGGTGGTGCGGTGCGGGTCGTGCTGCCCGGTGCGCAGCACCGGCGCGCTGTTGAGCACGGCCGTGTGAGTGATGGGTTTGACACCCGTGTCCACCGCGTAGTTGAGGATCGCTTCCACGGAATCCACCGAGGCCTCCGTCGTCTCCATCCGACTCATGCGCGCACCTCCATCGTGCTGAGTTGCTGTCCAACGCGGATGGTATCAGCCCCTTCCCGCTTCGACAACGGCCGCGCGCCTCGCGTGTGCCCTTCGCAAGGTCGGAACGGAACGCGGCGGAGGATTCCCGCTTCCGCGGGAATGACAATTCGGGGCTGCAGCGCCATTTCGTATCTCAGCGGAGTTTTGACACAGCCTGTTCCCGCGGATTGACAGCCTACGGTACCTTGGATAACGTTCCGTTCGTGCAGGCCGCTCAAGCGCCGGCCCCGACGGAACGCGTCCGGCGCGGGCCGCGTGCCGCCGTGGCGGCCCTCGAAAGGAGCCCGTCATGGCACGCGAGTACAACGTTATTTCGGCCGACGGTCATATCGACCTCAACCCCGACATCTGGCGCGACCGGGTGGCCGCGTCCATGCGCGAACGCGCGCCCAAGCGCGTGAAGATGCCCAACGGCTCGGACGCGGTGGTGGTGGACGGCGGCGAGCCCAACACCATAGGCGTCACCCGAAGCGTGCGCGTCAACAAGGAGGACATGGCCACGCAGGTGCCCACGTTCGAGTCCTGTGCCGGCACCGGACCGCCCTCGCAGCGGCTCGAGGAACAGGAACGGGACGGCGTCGACGCGGAGGTCGTGTTCTCGCAGATCTCCTTCGTGCTGGAGCAGGCCACGGACCGCGAGCTCTATTGCGAGCTGGTGCGCGCCTACAACGAGTTCCTGGGCGAGGAGTACATGGCGCCGGCGCCCGACCGGATCATTCCCATGGGCGTCATTCCCACCAGCGGCATCGACGACGCGGTGCGGGAACTGGAGCACTGCGCCAGGCTGGGCCTCAAGGGAGTCAAGCTCGACAAGTTCCCGAGCGGCCACGGCTACCCCACGGCCGAGGACGACCGCTTCTGGGCCGCATCCCTGGACCTGGGGGTGGCCCTCACCAACCACAACACCGGCAACATGGGTTCCGGCAAGGGCGGCGAGCCCGCGTTTCCGTACGAACGCAAGCCCGGCCCCGACGTGCATGTGAAGGAGCCCATGAACTACTTCTTCCGCTTCACCAACGACGCCATGGTGGGCGCGGTGCAGATGGCCTTCGCGGGTGTGTGGGACCGTTTCCCGACGCTCCAGATGTACTGGGCCGAGACCATGATCGGGTGGTTCGAGTACGGCCTGTGGCAGCTCGACGACCACTACCAGCGCTACATGCCCATGATCCACCAGTTCTGGGGCCTGCACTACCTGGACAGGAAACCCAGCGAGTACCTACGGGAGAACAACTACTGGGGCTTCCTGCACGACCCCATCGGCATCAAGCGGCGCGAGTGCATCGGCTACGACAAGCTCATGTGGGCCACGGACTTCGCCCATGCCGCCAGCGAGTACCCCAATTCCATCCCGGTGATGGAAAGGGACTTCGAGGGCGTGCCCGCCCACGAGAAGCGCGCCATGCTGGTGGACAACTGTGTCAAGTATTTCGGACTGAATGCGTGAACGGAGGACTTGCCGTGAACGACGTCGGCACCACCCACGAAGACCTGGAACAGTACCTGGCCGCCCACCACATGGTGGGGGCGGGCCTGCGGCGCGAGGGCATGGCGCCGCCGCGCACGGGCGTCACCGGCGCCCACTGGCGCTGGGAGGGGATCTACAAGGGGCTCATGCGCTCCGGCGAAATCGTCACCGTGGGGCCCGACGGCATGACCGGCATGCGTTCGGTCACCGGCATCGAGGCCACCCGCTTCCCCATCTGGATGAACGTGCAGATCCTCATGCCCGGCGAACGCACCCAGGGGCACCGCAACACCCGCAGCGAGACGCGCCTGGTGTGCGAGGCGCCCAAGGAGGCCGCCTTCGTGTGCGAGCACGAGGCGTTCCCCATGGAGCGGGGCGACGTGATCATCAGCCCGTCCTGGACCTACCACGACCACTGGAACCAGGGCTCCACCCCCGCCCTCTACGTCGACGGATACGACAACGGCTACAACGGCGGGGTGAACCTGAACGAGCGGCTGCCGGTGGACAACCCTTACCAGGAGATCCACAAACCCGACGCCTACGGCGTGCGCACCCGCGGCCTCGCCCGCCCCATGGCCCATGGCCGGCCCTATCCGCTGCCGCCCATGCGCTATCCTTGGGCCGAGACCCGCGCCGCCCTGAGCGCCTTACAGGAAGCCGGCGAGGAAGACCCCTGCGAGGGTGCGCACCTGATGCTCGCGAGCCCGGTGGACGGCGGCCCCACGCTCCCCACCATCGCGTGGCACGCGCAGCTCCTGCGGGCCGGCCAGACCACCTTGAGCCACCGGCACAACAGCAACACCTTCTACCACGCCTTCGAGGGCGCCGGCGCGGTGGTCATCGAGGGCGAGCGGCTGGAGTGGAACCAGGGGGACATCTTCGCCGTGCCGGCGTGGTCGTGGCATCATCACGAGAACGGCCACACAGGCGACTCCATCCTGTTCTCCATCGATGACTGGCCCGCGCAGACCAAGCTCGGCTTCTATACGAAAGAGATCGCGCCGGCCGACCGCCAGGACGGGTAGCGGCGGCGCGATAGACCCAAAGGGAGACAACCCATGGCGAACCCCAAGCTCCGTCTCGGCTTCCGCGAGCCCGAGGTGGACACCAACAAACCCTTTGTCGACGGCACCGTCCAGGTGGAGGGCTTCGACCTTGAGATCAGCGATTTCCACGGCCCGGAAACCATCGATGCGTGGGACGCGAGCTTTGGCGGCCTCATGCGCACCAAGGACAAGGGCAACCACCCCTACGTCTCGATCCCGGCCTACCCCAACCGCAAGTTCCGCATCGC
This window contains:
- a CDS encoding S8 family serine peptidase, coding for MTSKRRPPEGEPAILRWLASVLISTLFSLCLVMRAGMWNEKLPFHLVPEARASVNGDPYANDDDDDDDDDDDDDDDDDDDDDDDDDDDDDDDDDDDDDDDDEDNDGDEGDEGDENNEGDEGDENNEGDEGDENDEGDEGDEDNDGDEGDEGDENDEGDEGDENDEGDEGDENDEGDEGDEDNDGDEGDEGDEGDEDNDGDEGDEGDENDEGDEGDEGDENNEGDEGDENNNRDDGNTLIERKQARGQAQTAVEESNQALATAKEALTTGEERFRAAIVSFFRSSATERDGVPGANWSDVLDTFRDQLVLRSEYERRLSELAEATDVLEHATIVVEQLNNDLEAESDRFGIRDAIRDCQTRTCSPDDFRTTEWFSIFQPRVLEMVKVHHGYAKGLTGSGVRIAIEDDIVNYTLPEFAGRVSFDGAVLTHPVPDGDVPSSEAKRCEQANETERSALGCKVFSYNSEYDSLRIETVQAAVDANGWPEDGDRWFVRNDHHEEGSRARWSEIPHAAGEDRHGTAVASVAAGRDFGIAPGATIIPVARTFASDEHAEENVSRVVLDRISEMSSSEREEVDSTMAEAVMEDYAHYDIINRSFGIGVFDPAGIQKALDDETAWWGDRLRQILPRTWRAFMQTARHPDDRTVVVYAAGNDKEEFSGLGANLPYHEPHVRGHQLSVMAVDHDGSHAAYTNFCGALPSDWDEERWGRHFCLAAPGTVNSAGNVGRGHVFHEIEGTSFAAPVVSGAIALLMEHFRGQLGTSEIVKRVVDTAENTGRYAQLEIYGAGLLDLDAALQPVGSTTTGTPSVSAAAMRSAASVPPAIGNLGRRLASRGVEVASLDGLGAPFWSSPVAYIRPMNNLVSPIPDFSRRDDEGGGQLHLGFSPGTIAGPADDRGVRLLLGAHKFGVEGSPSDGLRWGFLGDTASWQGSGASGAFGHGVRSVTAWVGRNAKFELDDAWTLRTSATLAFGQVFYEPGAMLSIDPHVLSAWDFGLERGERGRDTWSRIAFSQPLRAESGDATFTHLAGLKDGVPAYDRVKLPLVPEGRELEFAVTHEAPIGHGRGAITVAHTWDAVHEPGASSWRIGVAYRLRW
- a CDS encoding CmcJ/NvfI family oxidoreductase; amino-acid sequence: MSRMETTEASVDSVEAILNYAVDTGVKPITHTAVLNSAPVLRTGQHDPHRTTIHNGRAITGELSLEREGFVLARHDTRVDDFYDEEQLRSVYYPEIDELVKRESGASRVVIFDHTLRAQDDGIRAERKVREPNRSVHNDYTEWSAPKRVRDLLPEDEAERLLQGRYAIIQVWRPTRNPVRTNPLAIADARSLRTEELIASQRSYPGRIGETYQIKYSPEHRWFYFPAMARNEAIVFKVFDSEKDGRARFTAHTSFDDPTAPPDAPARESIEVRTLAFFDTPACCDETSTSCPVDSPDKGSNSCA
- a CDS encoding amidohydrolase family protein, which translates into the protein MAREYNVISADGHIDLNPDIWRDRVAASMRERAPKRVKMPNGSDAVVVDGGEPNTIGVTRSVRVNKEDMATQVPTFESCAGTGPPSQRLEEQERDGVDAEVVFSQISFVLEQATDRELYCELVRAYNEFLGEEYMAPAPDRIIPMGVIPTSGIDDAVRELEHCARLGLKGVKLDKFPSGHGYPTAEDDRFWAASLDLGVALTNHNTGNMGSGKGGEPAFPYERKPGPDVHVKEPMNYFFRFTNDAMVGAVQMAFAGVWDRFPTLQMYWAETMIGWFEYGLWQLDDHYQRYMPMIHQFWGLHYLDRKPSEYLRENNYWGFLHDPIGIKRRECIGYDKLMWATDFAHAASEYPNSIPVMERDFEGVPAHEKRAMLVDNCVKYFGLNA
- a CDS encoding cupin domain-containing protein, whose product is MNDVGTTHEDLEQYLAAHHMVGAGLRREGMAPPRTGVTGAHWRWEGIYKGLMRSGEIVTVGPDGMTGMRSVTGIEATRFPIWMNVQILMPGERTQGHRNTRSETRLVCEAPKEAAFVCEHEAFPMERGDVIISPSWTYHDHWNQGSTPALYVDGYDNGYNGGVNLNERLPVDNPYQEIHKPDAYGVRTRGLARPMAHGRPYPLPPMRYPWAETRAALSALQEAGEEDPCEGAHLMLASPVDGGPTLPTIAWHAQLLRAGQTTLSHRHNSNTFYHAFEGAGAVVIEGERLEWNQGDIFAVPAWSWHHHENGHTGDSILFSIDDWPAQTKLGFYTKEIAPADRQDG